AACCCGGGCCACGATCCCCGGCAAGGGTGCGATCCCGGTACACATGCTGTTTCTGCCCGGTCGTGCAAACCTGTTCGCCAAGGCGGGTGAGATCAGCCGCCACGCGCTCGAGTTTTACTCGAAGCTCTGGTTCCCGTATCAGTTCCCGCAACTCACGCTGCAGGACGGACCGAGTTCGGGCATGGAATATCCCATGGTGATCAACTCCAACTCGGGCGCGGCCGACCACGAGACGGGGCACCAGTGGTGGCCGATGGTCGTCAGCAACAACGAGACGTGGTACGGCTGGATGGACGAGGGATTCAATCAGTACATGAACATCCTCTCCGATGCCGACGCCGCCTCGAAAGCGCCGGTGTTCGATGGGCTTGGCCAGAACTACGGACGCACCAGCGGCGCCGAAGCCGAGCCGCCGATGATGTGGAATGCGAACTACGCCGGGCCCGGCTTCTACGGCTTCACCACGTATCAAAAGACGCCGCTGATGCTGTCGGCGCTGGGTGGCATCGTCGGCGACAGCGCGGTGCAGCGCGCGCATCGCGAGTGGGCGCAGGCGTGGATGTTCAAGCATCCGTCGCCGTGGGACTACATGTTCTTCATGAACAAGGCGCTCGGTCGCGATCTCAGCTGGTTCTGGAACAGTTGGCTGTTCACCACCGAAAGCGTAGACGGTCGCTTGGCCAGCGTGAAGACGCAGGGCATCCGGACCACGGTGACGGTGGCACAGGACGGCAATATGCCGTCGCCGATCGTGCTCGACGTGAAGTTCGCGGCGAAGGGACCGGCCATTCGCCTCATGAGGAATGCCGTCATGCTCGATAGCCTCACCGCGCGGGTCACGTGGCCGGTGGACGTCTGGTTCAACGGAAGCCGGACCTTCACGGCCGACCTCGTGTTCGGCGGTCGGAAGATCGAACAGATCACGCTCGATCCAGCCCGGCGCTCTCCCGATCGCAATCCGGCCGACAACGTGTGGCCAGCGGCGGCGCCGCCAGGCTCGTCGCCCACGAAATAGTTTAAGACTCAAGTACTTCGGCGACCGTCCCGATAATTCAAGAGAGCGCCTGCCAACCATTCGGTTGGTGGGCTCTCTCGTGCCGGCAACGTAGTCGGCCACATTGGCTGGCCTCCTGTGCTCCGTCGCCATGTTCGCCCTTCGTTCGCTGCGTGCTCGTTTACGCGCCATTGCATTGATTGGAGCCGTCGGCATACTTGCCGTCGCTATCGCTGGTCAGGTCGCACTCCGCGTGGCGAAGTCCGCCACGGCGGATCTTGGCCATAACAACGTCGCGCAGCGCTATCAAATGGATAGCGACATGATGCATGACGCGATGCGCGCGGACGTGCTCGAAGCGATGCTCATGGGCCAACGCGGGGACAGCAGCGGTGTCAACGCCGCGCAGGAGGCACTTCGCGAGCACGAGGCGCGATTCGTAGCGTCGCTCGACAGTGCGGCGGCGTCGATCGAGGACGCGACGATCGTGGCGTCGCTGCCCGAAACGCGAAAGGAAGTCGTCGCGTACGCCGACGCCGCCGCGGCGGTGATCAACGTGGCGCTCGGCGATTCATTGCAGGCGCGCGCGACCTATGAAACCTTCCGCACGCAGTTCACGGTTGTCGAAGGGCGAATGGAAGCATTCGGCGACGCGATTCAAGGCAACTCGCGCGCAGTCGAAGCACGCACGGCGTCTCGCTTTTCGCAGGCCACGCAGTTGATCTGGGCCATCTTTGCCGTCTTCTTCGTGTTCGGCCTGACCTACGCGTGGCGCATTGCGCAAGCGTTGGGTACGCGCATGGATCGCATCGCCGCGCAGGTCACGCTGTTGCAGGAACAGGGGGTCGAAGTCGTGTCGCGTGCGCTCGCCGCCCTCGCCCGCGGCGAGATGCTGCCCACGCACGCTCACACGATCGCGCCGCTCGATGATCGGTCGCCGGATGAACTCGGCGCCGTCTCGGCGGCGGTTGATCGCATGGCCGGTGAATGCGCGGAGTCGCTCGCGGCCTGCGTACGGGCGCAGCACGCGGTCACGCACACGGTGCAAGAGATCGAACGGATCGCCGGACAGGCCCGTCAGGGCGTGCTCGATGGGCGCAGTGACGTCGCCGCAGTGCAGGGCCGCTACGCCGATGTGCTGGCCGGTGTGGATGGGCTCATGACGGCCATTGCGACGCCACTCAGCGCCGCGCGGCAGGCGTTGGCCGAAATGGCGGACCGCAATCTCGAAGCGCGCATGGATGGCGAATTCGCCGGCGAGTTTGCACACGTGCAAGAGTCGCTGAATACCGCAGTGCGGAACATGTCAAGCACGCTCGGGCAGGTGCGCGCGGCGGCTTTTCAGGTCGACGACGCCGCCACGCAACTGTCGTCGGGCAGCCAGCAGTTGGCCAACGGCGCCTCGACGCAGGCCGCCAGCGCTGAAGAGATCAGTGCATCGGTCACCGAATTGCAGACGTTGGCGCAGCGCGCCGCGACCCAGTCCGTTGAAGTGCAAGCTGCCGCGCGGCTCGCGCAGGAGAGCGTGCAGCTCGGTGCCGAATCCATGGTGGCGATGGGAGAGGACATGCTACGCATCAAGCAGTCGGCCGATGCGACGCAGCGCATCGTGAAGACCATCGA
This region of Gemmatimonas groenlandica genomic DNA includes:
- a CDS encoding methyl-accepting chemotaxis protein, with amino-acid sequence MFALRSLRARLRAIALIGAVGILAVAIAGQVALRVAKSATADLGHNNVAQRYQMDSDMMHDAMRADVLEAMLMGQRGDSSGVNAAQEALREHEARFVASLDSAAASIEDATIVASLPETRKEVVAYADAAAAVINVALGDSLQARATYETFRTQFTVVEGRMEAFGDAIQGNSRAVEARTASRFSQATQLIWAIFAVFFVFGLTYAWRIAQALGTRMDRIAAQVTLLQEQGVEVVSRALAALARGEMLPTHAHTIAPLDDRSPDELGAVSAAVDRMAGECAESLAACVRAQHAVTHTVQEIERIAGQARQGVLDGRSDVAAVQGRYADVLAGVDGLMTAIATPLSAARQALAEMADRNLEARMDGEFAGEFAHVQESLNTAVRNMSSTLGQVRAAAFQVDDAATQLSSGSQQLANGASTQAASAEEISASVTELQTLAQRAATQSVEVQAAARLAQESVQLGAESMVAMGEDMLRIKQSADATQRIVKTIDEIAFQTNLLALNAAVEAARAGDAGRGFAVVAEEVRALAIRSAEAAKQTAALIEEEIQNVGRGVAREQSVREQLVTARAQVERVGVVVEEIVTASAMQARGLDEVSRGVALMSEVTQTVASNAEESAAASEELLGQAGALAEAVRGFKTRDIETRQDDTRSLNARRRKVA